From a single Nicotiana tomentosiformis chromosome 2, ASM39032v3, whole genome shotgun sequence genomic region:
- the LOC138905682 gene encoding uncharacterized protein, with product MAYVRDVSIDIPTVELVTVVRDFPDVFPADLPGSGSYTVYCDASRIGLGAVMMQDDRVIASSSRRLKRRWLELLKDYDNTILYDLGKANVVADALSRKEESLGSLAYLAVTKRPLALDVQALANQFVRLDISEPSRVLSCVVFQSSLYDRIREREYDDPPSTCP from the exons atggcctatgtgagagatgttagtattgatattcCTACCGTGGAGTTAGTtactgtagtaagggattttcctgatgtatttccagcggatcttccgg gttcagggtcttatactgtgtattgtgatgcatcgcgtattggtctcggcgctgTGATGATgcaagacgatagggtgattgcctccTCGTCCAGAcggttaaag cggagatggttggagttacttaaggattatgataacACCATTCTCTAtgatctcgggaaggccaatgtggtggccgatgccttgagtcgtaaggaggagagtttgggtagtttagcatatttaGCGGTAacaaagaggcctttagccttagatgttcaggccttggccaaccagtttgtcaggttggatatttctgaaccgagccgagttttgtcttgtgtggttttccagtcttctctgtatgatcgtatcagggagcgtgaGTACGATGaccccccatctacttgtccttaa